One genomic window of Deltaproteobacteria bacterium includes the following:
- a CDS encoding carotenoid biosynthesis protein, with amino-acid sequence MAGFWGLLWGTLALRPYVFIFLAVYLLLATWHLGLGRALIYLLVGYLLAWSSELSSIHTGLPYGRYIYIEATRGQELWVLGVPFMDSLSYVFLSYASYTLALLALNPGRSRPGGFYLGGDKARSGSGRTLVLASVLFMTLDIVIDPLALRGYRWFLGQIYGYPEPGLYFGITLSNFLGWLVMGFVLIGVLQRVTRLPDGMPLMNWGKIDFPGREWLGPGLYFAILAFNLVITFYIGETLLGLVGCFIYLPFVTLLAVNLLNRH; translated from the coding sequence ATGGCGGGTTTTTGGGGACTGCTGTGGGGGACCCTGGCTTTACGGCCATATGTGTTTATTTTCCTGGCCGTCTACCTCCTGTTAGCCACCTGGCATCTGGGATTGGGACGGGCCTTGATCTATCTGCTAGTGGGCTATCTGCTGGCCTGGAGTTCAGAACTTTCTTCCATCCACACCGGCTTGCCTTATGGCCGTTATATCTATATTGAAGCCACCCGGGGGCAGGAACTCTGGGTGCTGGGAGTACCGTTCATGGACTCCCTGTCCTATGTGTTTCTGTCTTATGCCAGCTACACTCTGGCACTCCTGGCTCTGAACCCGGGGCGTTCCCGCCCTGGCGGCTTTTACCTGGGGGGAGATAAGGCGCGGAGCGGCTCCGGCCGGACTTTGGTTCTGGCCAGCGTGTTATTCATGACCCTGGATATAGTTATTGATCCGTTGGCACTGCGGGGGTATCGGTGGTTTTTGGGGCAAATCTACGGTTATCCTGAGCCTGGCCTCTATTTCGGCATTACTCTGAGCAATTTCCTCGGTTGGCTGGTCATGGGATTTGTCCTGATCGGAGTTTTGCAGCGGGTAACCCGCCTGCCGGATGGGATGCCCCTGATGAATTGGGGCAAAATCGACTTCCCTGGTCGGGAATGGCTGGGACCGGGCCTGTACTTTGCCATCTTAGCCTTTAATCTGGTTATCACCTTTTATATCGGGGAAACTTTATTGGGCCTGGTGGGCTGCTTTATTTACCTACCGTTTGTTACCTTATTGGCCGTAAATCTGCTTAACCGCCATTAA
- a CDS encoding acyl-CoA thioesterase produces the protein MENQDFVHRTEVRVRFGDTDPYGIVYFVSYFRYCHRAIEEYLRALGLKPEETFRNVPEGFGLPIVEAQCRFLRPARYGDLLIVATRIQELRPRAIIFGFEFFPASGEELLARGTANLVAINRQWQAIELPDRIRQSLTQASPASGHP, from the coding sequence ATGGAAAACCAGGATTTTGTCCATCGCACCGAGGTGCGAGTCCGTTTCGGGGATACCGATCCTTACGGCATCGTTTACTTTGTCAGTTATTTTCGCTACTGCCACCGCGCCATCGAAGAATACCTGAGGGCCCTGGGACTTAAACCGGAAGAGACCTTCCGCAATGTCCCGGAGGGCTTTGGCCTGCCCATTGTCGAGGCCCAATGTCGATTCCTGCGTCCGGCCCGTTACGGCGATCTGCTCATTGTCGCCACTCGTATCCAGGAACTGCGACCCCGGGCAATTATCTTCGGTTTTGAGTTCTTCCCGGCCTCCGGAGAGGAACTGCTGGCCCGGGGAACGGCTAATCTGGTTGCCATCAACCGGCAGTGGCAGGCGATTGAGCTGCCAGACCGGATCAGGCAAAGCCTTACTCAGGCTTCTCCGGCATCAGGCCATCCTTAA
- a CDS encoding methylmalonyl-CoA carboxyltransferase — MKAVAERIAELQAKEAEIKAMGGPKAVEKQHQTGKLTARERLDLFFDPGTFRELDMMVEHRCIHFGMDKMKIPADGVITGFGQVNGRPVFVFAQDFTSRAGTLGEMHSRKICKVMDLALKAGVPFVGFNDSGGARIQEGVDSLAAYGQIFYRNAVASGVIPQISGIMGPCAGGAVYSPAMTDFVFMVKNTSYMFITGPDVIKSVTGEEISFEELGGAMSHNVKSGVAHFAADSDEDAINQIKRLLSFLPNNNMEDPPVQPCSDPVSRQDPALDSIIPDNPRASYDMKDVIRSIVDDGDFFEPHELYAQNMVVGFARLNGRPIGIIANQPLVLAGCLDVNASDKATRFIRFCDAFNIPLLTIADVPGYLPGSDQEWSGIIRHGAKLLWCYSEATVPKITLITRKDYGGSYLAMCSRDLGADMAIAWPTAEIAVMGAEGAANIIFRREIQGAEDPEAKRQEKIELYRELLYNPYIAASRGYIDQVILPRETRPRLIETLEILCTKKENLPPKKHGNIPM; from the coding sequence ATGAAAGCCGTGGCTGAGCGGATCGCCGAACTCCAGGCTAAAGAGGCCGAGATCAAGGCCATGGGGGGGCCCAAGGCGGTAGAGAAGCAGCACCAGACCGGTAAGCTGACCGCCCGGGAACGCCTCGATCTATTCTTTGATCCCGGTACTTTTCGAGAGCTGGATATGATGGTGGAACACCGCTGTATCCATTTTGGAATGGATAAAATGAAAATCCCGGCCGATGGGGTGATCACCGGTTTCGGTCAGGTCAACGGCCGTCCGGTCTTTGTCTTTGCTCAGGATTTTACTTCTCGGGCCGGGACCCTGGGCGAGATGCATTCCCGCAAGATTTGCAAGGTCATGGACCTGGCCCTCAAAGCCGGGGTTCCCTTTGTCGGGTTCAACGACTCCGGCGGGGCGCGCATCCAGGAAGGGGTGGACTCCCTGGCCGCCTACGGGCAGATTTTCTATCGCAATGCTGTCGCCTCCGGAGTCATCCCGCAGATTTCCGGAATTATGGGCCCCTGCGCCGGAGGGGCGGTCTATTCGCCGGCCATGACCGATTTTGTCTTCATGGTCAAAAATACCAGCTACATGTTCATCACCGGGCCGGATGTCATCAAAAGTGTGACCGGGGAAGAGATCAGCTTCGAGGAGCTGGGCGGGGCGATGTCCCATAACGTTAAAAGTGGGGTGGCCCATTTTGCCGCCGATTCTGATGAGGACGCCATCAATCAGATCAAGCGACTACTCAGCTTCTTGCCCAACAACAATATGGAGGATCCTCCGGTCCAACCCTGCAGTGACCCGGTAAGCCGCCAGGACCCGGCCCTGGATTCGATTATCCCGGACAACCCTCGGGCCAGCTATGACATGAAAGACGTTATCCGCTCCATAGTGGATGATGGCGATTTTTTTGAGCCTCACGAGCTGTATGCGCAGAATATGGTAGTGGGTTTTGCCCGCCTTAATGGCCGGCCCATCGGCATCATCGCCAATCAACCGCTGGTGCTGGCCGGTTGCCTGGATGTCAACGCCTCCGACAAGGCGACCCGTTTCATCCGCTTCTGTGATGCCTTCAATATCCCGCTGCTGACCATCGCCGATGTGCCCGGCTATCTGCCCGGCAGCGACCAGGAATGGAGCGGCATCATCCGCCACGGGGCCAAGCTGCTCTGGTGTTATTCGGAAGCTACCGTCCCCAAGATTACTCTGATAACCCGGAAGGACTATGGCGGCTCCTATCTGGCCATGTGCTCCCGCGACCTGGGCGCGGACATGGCCATTGCCTGGCCCACCGCCGAAATCGCCGTCATGGGCGCCGAGGGTGCGGCCAATATTATTTTCCGCCGCGAAATTCAGGGGGCTGAAGATCCTGAAGCCAAACGCCAGGAAAAGATTGAGCTGTACCGGGAATTGCTCTACAATCCCTATATCGCTGCCTCGCGCGGCTATATTGATCAGGTTATCCTGCCTCGGGAAACCCGGCCCCGGCTGATCGAGACTCTGGAAATCCTGTGTACTAAAAAAGAGAATTTGCCGCCAAAAAAACACGGCAATATTCCCATGTAG
- a CDS encoding glycine zipper 2TM domain-containing protein, whose amino-acid sequence MKRVALVVLLGVFLAGCAGQNPYTYQGAAVGGALGAGTGALIDSNNRWRGAMIGGLGGAALGGAVTEISRRAAEDSMLRQSGQAHQPYYTNQYQGQ is encoded by the coding sequence ATAAAAAGAGTGGCCTTAGTTGTATTATTAGGTGTATTCCTGGCCGGCTGTGCCGGACAAAACCCCTATACTTATCAGGGGGCGGCAGTCGGGGGAGCACTGGGTGCAGGCACCGGGGCCCTGATTGACAGCAACAATCGCTGGCGCGGGGCTATGATCGGCGGTTTAGGCGGGGCGGCCCTGGGTGGAGCGGTCACCGAGATCAGCCGCCGGGCCGCGGAAGATTCAATGCTACGGCAGAGCGGGCAAGCTCACCAGCCCTACTATACTAACCAGTATCAGGGCCAGTGA
- a CDS encoding pyruvate carboxylase subunit B — MAGKNPIKFTDTTFRDGHQSSLATRMRTEDMLDMAERMDNMGFWSMEVWGGATFDVTHRFLAEDPWERIRTLKKYIKKTPFMMLLRGQNLVGYRHYPDDVVEPFVKYAAECGINIFRVFDALNDMRNFETSFKAIQDCKKAGMDVHIQAAVCYSLTQRRMGGEVYTKEYYVDFAKRAVDMGADSFCVKDMAGMISPYDAYDLIKTLKETINIPIELHTHYTSGQASMAYLKAIEAGVDIIDTCLSPFGLRTSQPAIEPILVSVEKTDRESPLDLATLIELVQDLEKVAPKYRDFLDTSKMAVIDTGVLLHQIPGGMYSNLVSQLKQADALDRILEVMHDLPQTRKELGYPPLVTPTSQIVGIQAVQNVLFGRYKMISGQVKDMAYGLYGKTPAPMDPEVQRLILKGYERGEEPITCRAADVLEPELEKAREATKGLAKNIGDVLIYALYPTTGLRFLKWKYGLEEIPEDVKPITMEHIKLEDEVINKIKQKNLFQKVKDYLERLDRPAPEKGESLRTFNVFVDGEYFEVEVECTSGAPVITAATPMAAARPAAAAPQPTAAPLKPAPAAAPAKPAPAAEVAPGEVPLRSPMPGMVISYSVNVGDQVKVGDPICILEAMKMQNNLPSPASGTVKAINYEPGASVGKDAILLVIAT; from the coding sequence ATGGCAGGTAAAAATCCCATAAAATTTACCGATACCACCTTTCGGGATGGTCATCAATCCTCCCTAGCCACCCGCATGCGGACCGAAGACATGCTGGACATGGCGGAACGCATGGATAACATGGGCTTCTGGTCCATGGAGGTCTGGGGAGGCGCCACCTTTGATGTCACCCACCGGTTCCTGGCAGAAGATCCCTGGGAACGTATCCGCACTCTAAAAAAATATATCAAGAAGACCCCCTTCATGATGCTGTTGCGGGGCCAGAATCTGGTGGGCTACCGGCATTACCCTGACGATGTCGTGGAGCCCTTTGTGAAATACGCCGCCGAGTGCGGCATCAACATCTTCCGGGTCTTCGACGCCTTGAACGACATGCGCAATTTTGAGACCTCCTTCAAGGCCATCCAGGATTGTAAAAAAGCCGGTATGGATGTCCATATTCAGGCCGCGGTCTGCTACTCGCTGACCCAGCGCCGCATGGGCGGGGAAGTCTACACCAAGGAATATTATGTTGATTTTGCCAAACGCGCCGTCGACATGGGGGCAGATTCCTTCTGTGTCAAGGATATGGCCGGGATGATTTCCCCTTATGATGCCTACGATCTGATCAAGACCCTGAAGGAAACTATCAACATTCCCATCGAACTGCATACCCACTATACCAGCGGCCAGGCCTCCATGGCTTATCTCAAGGCGATTGAAGCTGGAGTGGATATCATCGATACCTGTCTTTCGCCCTTTGGCCTGCGGACCTCCCAGCCAGCTATCGAGCCGATTCTGGTATCAGTTGAAAAAACTGACCGGGAATCGCCGCTGGATTTGGCCACTCTGATCGAGTTGGTCCAGGATTTGGAGAAGGTTGCCCCCAAATATCGGGATTTCCTGGACACCAGCAAGATGGCGGTGATTGACACCGGGGTGCTCTTGCACCAGATTCCGGGGGGCATGTATTCCAATTTAGTCTCGCAGCTCAAGCAGGCCGATGCCCTTGACCGGATTCTGGAGGTGATGCATGATTTGCCCCAGACCCGGAAGGAATTGGGGTATCCGCCCCTGGTCACCCCCACCAGCCAGATCGTTGGCATCCAGGCCGTGCAGAACGTGCTCTTCGGGCGCTACAAAATGATTTCCGGCCAGGTCAAGGATATGGCTTATGGTCTTTATGGCAAGACCCCGGCCCCCATGGACCCGGAAGTCCAAAGGCTGATCCTTAAGGGCTACGAGCGGGGCGAGGAGCCGATTACCTGCCGGGCTGCCGATGTCCTGGAACCAGAGTTGGAAAAGGCGCGGGAGGCCACCAAGGGTCTGGCCAAAAATATCGGTGACGTCCTGATTTATGCCCTCTACCCGACCACCGGATTACGATTCTTGAAGTGGAAGTATGGTCTGGAAGAAATCCCCGAGGACGTCAAGCCCATTACCATGGAACATATTAAACTGGAAGATGAAGTTATCAATAAAATCAAGCAGAAAAACCTCTTCCAGAAAGTTAAAGACTACCTCGAACGCCTGGACCGCCCGGCCCCGGAAAAAGGCGAGAGTCTGCGGACCTTCAATGTTTTTGTCGATGGCGAATATTTTGAGGTGGAGGTGGAGTGTACTTCGGGAGCGCCGGTGATTACTGCGGCTACCCCCATGGCCGCTGCACGCCCCGCCGCGGCTGCGCCCCAGCCGACGGCCGCGCCCCTGAAACCAGCCCCGGCCGCGGCTCCGGCTAAACCAGCCCCGGCAGCGGAAGTGGCTCCAGGGGAGGTGCCCCTGCGCTCCCCGATGCCCGGCATGGTGATCAGTTATAGTGTCAACGTCGGCGACCAGGTCAAGGTAGGCGACCCTATCTGTATCCTGGAAGCCATGAAAATGCAGAATAATCTGCCTTCCCCAGCCAGCGGCACGGTCAAGGCCATCAATTATGAACCCGGCGCTTCGGTTGGCAAGGACGCCATTTTATTGGTGATCGCCACTTAA